One segment of Gordonia terrae DNA contains the following:
- a CDS encoding SRPBCC family protein has product MNRVERHTSATPAQVWSVLSNGWLYASWVVGASRIRDVDQSWPQAGSKIHHSVGVWPALLNDETTSVESKAGLLELSAAGWPFGRARIRMTVEKDGNGSLIGMEEFVETVPLRWIPPTIQETVMSPRLNECLQRLAILAENHAS; this is encoded by the coding sequence ATGAACCGAGTCGAACGCCACACGAGCGCAACACCGGCGCAGGTCTGGTCGGTGCTCTCCAACGGTTGGCTCTACGCATCGTGGGTGGTGGGTGCCTCCCGGATCCGCGATGTCGATCAGTCGTGGCCGCAGGCGGGATCGAAGATCCACCACTCGGTGGGGGTGTGGCCGGCTCTGCTGAACGACGAGACGACATCCGTCGAGTCGAAGGCCGGGCTCCTCGAATTGTCGGCGGCGGGCTGGCCTTTCGGACGCGCACGCATTCGCATGACCGTGGAGAAGGACGGAAACGGTTCCCTGATCGGCATGGAGGAGTTCGTGGAGACCGTGCCGCTCAGGTGGATTCCGCCGACGATCCAGGAGACCGTCATGTCCCCGCGTCTGAACGAGTGCCTGCAACGCTTGGCGATACTCGCGGAGAACCACGCGAGCTGA
- a CDS encoding FAD-dependent oxidoreductase, with product MKTLWFDPAGEAAPDYLPDVRPETMPIDVVDTFDQIVVGGGITGLTTGLLLARAGQSVAVLEARHMGAAATGHTTGKLSLLQGTRLSSIASRHGHAAVQDYVEANREAQAWLRHYLEHRGLPVDERAALTFAATASGAKSVEKEYEACRAHDLPVEHVDCPELPFDVRSAIRLDGQAQIDPMVVLRALADDLRAHGGHFYEGVRAQGLRHGSPNVLTTDAGDVRAHSVIIATGQPFLDRGGFFARVHPQRSYAAAFTVDGEIPREMYLGSDNPSVSLRTVTRPGYDGELLMVGGFGHEVGRTKSERQHVLDMLSWTQKHFPSAQMVARWSAQDYTTIDEMPYVGPILPGVDSVQVATGFAKWGLTNGVAAALAMTGRILGTEPPWSATLRPWRSTEISRPGSLISAASANAQVAGYLAGGYLSLLKPTGAAPKEGDGTVGRSGITPEGRCTVEGQTRSVAPLCTHLYGVLRWNDAEQSWDCPLHGSRFSHTGEVLEGPATRNLASHND from the coding sequence ATGAAAACCCTCTGGTTCGACCCCGCCGGCGAGGCAGCCCCCGACTACCTGCCCGATGTCCGTCCGGAGACGATGCCGATCGACGTCGTCGACACCTTCGACCAGATCGTCGTCGGCGGCGGGATCACGGGCCTGACCACCGGTCTCCTCCTGGCCCGCGCCGGTCAGTCGGTCGCGGTCCTCGAGGCACGGCACATGGGTGCCGCGGCGACCGGCCACACCACCGGCAAACTGTCCCTGCTGCAGGGCACCCGGTTGTCGTCGATCGCGAGCCGCCACGGTCATGCGGCCGTTCAGGACTACGTCGAGGCCAATCGCGAAGCCCAGGCGTGGTTGCGGCACTACCTGGAGCACCGCGGGCTACCCGTCGACGAGCGGGCGGCGCTGACGTTCGCGGCCACCGCGTCCGGCGCGAAGTCGGTCGAGAAGGAGTACGAGGCGTGCCGCGCCCACGATCTGCCGGTCGAGCATGTGGACTGCCCCGAGCTGCCCTTCGACGTTCGGAGCGCGATCCGCCTCGACGGCCAGGCGCAGATCGACCCGATGGTCGTCCTGCGCGCCCTCGCCGACGACCTCCGCGCGCACGGCGGCCACTTCTACGAGGGCGTTCGCGCGCAAGGACTCCGCCACGGCTCACCGAACGTGCTGACGACCGACGCAGGTGACGTGCGTGCCCACTCGGTGATCATCGCGACCGGGCAACCCTTCCTCGACCGCGGCGGCTTCTTCGCGCGGGTCCACCCGCAACGCTCCTACGCCGCCGCGTTCACCGTCGACGGGGAGATCCCCCGGGAGATGTACCTGGGCTCGGACAACCCGTCGGTCTCCCTGCGGACGGTCACGCGCCCCGGCTACGACGGAGAGCTGTTGATGGTCGGCGGATTCGGCCACGAGGTCGGACGCACGAAGTCCGAGCGACAGCACGTCCTGGACATGCTGAGCTGGACCCAGAAGCACTTCCCCAGCGCCCAGATGGTCGCGCGGTGGTCGGCCCAGGATTACACGACGATCGACGAGATGCCCTATGTCGGACCGATTCTCCCCGGCGTCGACTCGGTGCAGGTGGCGACCGGTTTCGCGAAGTGGGGTCTCACCAACGGGGTCGCCGCGGCACTCGCCATGACCGGACGGATCCTCGGAACGGAGCCCCCGTGGTCGGCGACCCTGCGTCCGTGGCGATCGACCGAGATCAGCCGGCCGGGGTCATTGATCTCGGCGGCGTCGGCGAACGCACAGGTTGCGGGCTATCTGGCAGGCGGCTATCTCTCGCTGCTGAAGCCGACCGGCGCGGCGCCGAAGGAAGGTGACGGGACCGTCGGACGCTCCGGCATCACACCCGAGGGCCGGTGCACGGTGGAGGGTCAGACGCGGTCTGTCGCGCCGCTGTGCACGCATCTGTACGGGGTGCTGCGGTGGAACGACGCGGAGCAGTCCTGGGACTGCCCGCTGCATGGTTCGCGGTTCAGTCACACCGGCGAGGTCCTCGAAGGTCCGGCGACGCGAAACCTGGCTTCACACAACGACTGA
- a CDS encoding NAD(P)-dependent alcohol dehydrogenase — protein MPTTVNAYIAPAADRPLEPTTIERRDLGPNDVSIDIAFAGICHSDIHTARDEWGGTKFPVVPGHEIAGTVAAVGDDVTRYAVGDRVGVGCFVDSCRECEPCRLGEEQYCERGNVGTYNAVGRDGTPTHGGYSTSIVVDENYVLRIPDGIALDEAAPLLCAGITLYSPLRHWGAGPGKKVAIVGLGGLGHVGVKIAHALGAEVTVLSQSLKKMEDGLRLGADHYHATGDPQTFRELRSSFDLILNTVSANLPIGKFLGMLALDGTLVELGLPEHPIDVPAGALIGKRRSFAGSMIGGIAQTQEMLDFCAEHGIGAEIEVISADRINEAYDRVVASDVRYRFVIDTSTL, from the coding sequence ATGCCCACCACGGTCAACGCCTACATCGCCCCGGCCGCCGATCGTCCGCTCGAACCCACCACCATCGAACGACGCGACCTGGGCCCGAACGACGTGTCGATCGACATCGCGTTCGCCGGGATCTGTCATTCCGACATCCACACCGCCCGCGACGAGTGGGGCGGGACGAAGTTCCCGGTGGTGCCCGGCCACGAGATCGCCGGGACGGTCGCGGCCGTCGGCGACGACGTCACCCGGTACGCGGTCGGTGACCGGGTCGGCGTGGGCTGTTTCGTCGACTCGTGCCGCGAGTGCGAACCGTGCCGACTCGGCGAGGAGCAGTACTGCGAGCGGGGGAACGTGGGCACCTACAACGCCGTCGGCCGCGATGGGACACCCACGCACGGCGGATACAGCACGTCGATCGTCGTCGACGAGAACTACGTCCTGCGGATTCCCGACGGCATCGCACTCGACGAGGCAGCCCCGCTGCTGTGTGCCGGGATCACGCTCTACTCACCGCTGCGGCACTGGGGTGCCGGCCCGGGAAAGAAGGTGGCGATCGTCGGCCTCGGCGGGCTCGGTCACGTCGGGGTGAAGATCGCCCACGCGCTCGGCGCCGAGGTGACGGTGCTGTCGCAGTCGTTGAAGAAGATGGAGGACGGTCTGCGCCTCGGAGCCGACCACTACCACGCGACAGGCGATCCGCAGACCTTCCGTGAACTGCGCAGTTCGTTCGACCTCATCTTGAACACCGTGTCGGCCAACCTGCCGATCGGAAAATTCCTCGGCATGCTCGCTCTCGACGGCACGCTGGTGGAACTCGGGCTGCCCGAACACCCGATCGACGTGCCCGCGGGTGCGCTGATCGGGAAGCGGCGCAGCTTCGCCGGCTCGATGATCGGCGGCATCGCGCAGACCCAGGAGATGCTCGACTTCTGCGCCGAACACGGCATCGGTGCCGAGATCGAGGTGATCTCCGCGGACCGGATCAACGAGGCCTACGACCGCGTCGTGGCCTCGGATGTGCGCTACCGCTTCGTGATCGACACCTCGACGCTCTAG
- the nadB gene encoding L-aspartate oxidase — translation MSGFTLEPVGTEQTVHADLVVVGAGIAGLTAALWAAQDGLRVVVLNKGPRWDAASREQPTSTFYAQGGVAVVIPGAAGPEAADSVDRHLADTVAAGGGLTDPTASGLILADGWESVSALIGWGAEFDRDVDGSLLRTREGGHTRRRIIHAGGDATGAAIQRALHEAVRHSGRTGGDVPPIRFLDDTIATAVHIDDGRAVGVACLRSGRAASVLAPTVLLATGGTGHLYAATTNSAGSTGDGIALALRAGAEVADLEFIQFHPTMLYTDGARGRRTLISEAVRGEGGRLVDIEGRSVTEGAHPMGDLAPRDVVADAVQTAIELTGHPCVYLDTSGVVDFEDRFPTVTAGVRAAGLDPASGRIPVVPGAHYLCGGVVTDESARTAVDGLLAAGEVARTGLHGANRLASNSLLEGLVMGRRAAAVAVTRRGLPLPQAGRRRAEQPVPILDRDVLQDVMTREVALRRSASGLDAAADAIAAAPRRPAQSVRDVEDAALTLTAAAVVAAAAARTESRGAHVRTDHPLTADVAESRAFRVVDGELREARPAVATG, via the coding sequence ATGAGCGGGTTCACACTGGAGCCGGTCGGGACCGAACAGACGGTCCACGCCGACCTGGTGGTGGTGGGTGCCGGTATCGCAGGCCTCACCGCCGCGCTGTGGGCTGCGCAGGACGGCCTCCGGGTCGTCGTGCTCAACAAGGGGCCGCGATGGGACGCCGCGAGCCGGGAGCAGCCGACCTCCACGTTCTACGCCCAGGGCGGTGTCGCAGTGGTGATCCCCGGGGCGGCGGGCCCGGAGGCCGCCGACTCGGTGGACCGCCATCTCGCCGACACGGTCGCCGCCGGCGGCGGACTCACCGACCCGACGGCGTCGGGACTCATCCTCGCCGACGGGTGGGAGTCGGTGTCGGCGCTGATCGGCTGGGGTGCCGAATTCGACCGGGACGTCGACGGTTCACTGCTGCGGACCCGCGAAGGCGGTCACACCCGACGGCGCATCATCCACGCCGGGGGCGATGCAACCGGTGCCGCGATCCAGCGGGCCCTGCACGAGGCCGTCCGGCACTCCGGCCGCACCGGCGGGGACGTCCCGCCGATCCGCTTCCTCGACGACACGATCGCCACCGCAGTCCACATCGACGACGGCCGTGCCGTCGGCGTCGCGTGCCTGCGGTCGGGGCGTGCCGCGTCCGTGCTGGCCCCGACCGTGTTGCTCGCGACCGGGGGAACCGGGCACCTCTACGCCGCCACCACCAATTCGGCAGGTTCGACGGGTGACGGCATCGCCCTGGCGTTGCGCGCCGGGGCAGAGGTGGCCGACCTCGAGTTCATCCAGTTCCACCCGACGATGCTCTACACCGACGGCGCGCGGGGTCGCCGGACGCTCATCAGCGAGGCAGTGCGCGGGGAGGGCGGCCGACTCGTCGACATCGAGGGCCGGTCGGTCACCGAGGGTGCCCACCCGATGGGCGATCTCGCGCCCCGCGACGTGGTGGCCGACGCCGTGCAGACCGCGATCGAACTCACCGGGCACCCGTGCGTCTATCTCGACACGAGCGGCGTCGTCGACTTCGAGGACCGCTTCCCGACGGTGACCGCCGGAGTGCGTGCGGCCGGGCTGGATCCCGCATCCGGCCGTATCCCGGTCGTGCCGGGAGCCCACTATCTGTGCGGGGGCGTCGTCACCGACGAGTCGGCCCGCACCGCGGTGGACGGACTGCTCGCGGCCGGCGAGGTCGCGCGCACCGGGTTGCACGGCGCCAACCGCCTGGCGTCGAACAGCCTCCTCGAGGGCCTGGTGATGGGCCGACGCGCAGCCGCGGTGGCGGTCACCCGGCGTGGGCTCCCGCTTCCGCAGGCCGGTCGCCGGCGGGCCGAGCAGCCTGTCCCCATCCTGGATCGGGACGTGCTGCAGGACGTGATGACGCGGGAGGTGGCACTGCGACGGTCCGCCTCGGGGCTCGACGCGGCCGCCGACGCGATCGCCGCCGCGCCCCGTCGGCCGGCGCAGTCGGTACGCGATGTCGAGGACGCGGCGCTCACGCTCACCGCGGCGGCAGTCGTCGCCGCGGCGGCCGCGCGCACCGAGTCGCGAGGCGCGCACGTCCGCACGGATCACCCGCTGACCGCCGACGTGGCGGAGTCGCGGGCGTTCCGCGTCGTCGACGGCGAACTGCGCGAGGCGCGCCCCGCGGTTGCGACCGGTTGA
- a CDS encoding phytoene desaturase family protein gives MSVSDAVVIGAGHNGLIAAIRLADAGWDVTLLESQREVGGAVRSAELTPGYVTDLFSAFYPLAVASPVFADLDLAGHGLQWSRAPLAFGHPAGPDDVDAPVVFPDATDTADHLATFDERDRRAWLDLVEQWQQLRPAILDTLFGPFPPVRAVLSVLRSLGTADALRLARFLILPADQMVRELFHSEKAGLLILGNALHADIPLHAPGSGLMGYLLTMLGQDTGYPVPVGGAGELSAALRRRAESAGVTVVCDTRATGIDVQGGRATGVVDSTGRRWPARRAVLADVSAPALYTELLSADDVPARVLDDLRTFTWDTPVVKVNYALSEKIPWRSTNLSGAGTIHLGADARNIAYGTADIETGRVPEHPFLLFGQMTTADPGRSPAGTESAWSYSHLPRGVTDDEAAQLLARRMDAVLEAHAPGVSDLIVGRHVQTPHDLQAADASLVHGTVNGGTAQLFQQLIFRPTPNLGGASTPVDRLYLAGSGAHPGGGVHGACGNNAARAALGSDGLRGLPRRVFDRNVIRRLTKTDNNH, from the coding sequence GTGAGCGTGTCGGACGCAGTTGTCATCGGAGCCGGCCACAACGGCCTCATCGCCGCGATACGTCTCGCCGATGCGGGCTGGGATGTCACCCTCCTCGAATCGCAGCGCGAGGTCGGCGGCGCGGTCCGCAGTGCGGAACTCACCCCCGGTTACGTGACCGATCTGTTCAGCGCCTTCTACCCGCTGGCGGTGGCGTCCCCGGTCTTCGCCGACCTCGACCTCGCAGGCCACGGTCTGCAGTGGAGCCGCGCGCCGCTGGCCTTCGGCCATCCGGCCGGACCCGACGACGTCGACGCGCCGGTGGTGTTCCCCGACGCGACCGACACCGCTGATCACCTCGCCACCTTCGACGAGCGCGACCGGCGGGCCTGGCTCGACCTGGTGGAGCAGTGGCAGCAGCTGCGGCCGGCGATCCTCGACACCCTGTTCGGCCCCTTCCCACCGGTCCGCGCGGTGCTGTCGGTGTTGCGGTCCCTCGGTACTGCGGACGCCCTGCGACTGGCCCGTTTCCTGATCCTGCCCGCCGACCAGATGGTGCGGGAGCTGTTCCACAGCGAGAAGGCCGGACTGCTGATCCTCGGCAACGCCCTGCACGCCGACATCCCGCTGCACGCCCCCGGCAGCGGCCTGATGGGGTATCTGCTCACCATGCTCGGCCAGGACACCGGGTATCCGGTGCCGGTCGGCGGGGCGGGAGAGCTGTCGGCGGCGTTGCGGCGCCGTGCCGAGAGCGCCGGGGTGACCGTCGTGTGCGACACACGGGCCACCGGCATCGACGTCCAGGGCGGCCGCGCCACCGGGGTCGTGGACAGCACCGGCCGCCGATGGCCCGCGAGACGAGCGGTTCTCGCCGACGTCTCCGCGCCCGCGCTGTACACCGAACTGCTCTCGGCCGACGACGTGCCCGCGCGCGTCCTCGACGACTTGCGGACCTTCACCTGGGACACCCCGGTGGTCAAGGTGAACTATGCGCTGAGTGAGAAGATTCCGTGGCGCAGTACCAATCTCAGCGGAGCCGGCACGATCCACCTCGGCGCCGACGCGCGCAACATCGCCTACGGGACCGCCGACATCGAAACCGGTCGCGTCCCGGAGCATCCGTTCCTGCTCTTCGGACAGATGACCACCGCCGACCCGGGTCGGTCCCCCGCCGGCACGGAAAGCGCATGGTCGTACAGCCATCTACCACGCGGGGTGACCGACGACGAGGCGGCCCAGCTGTTGGCCCGCAGGATGGACGCCGTGCTCGAAGCCCACGCGCCCGGTGTCTCCGACCTCATCGTGGGACGGCATGTCCAGACCCCGCACGACCTGCAGGCCGCCGACGCCAGTCTCGTCCACGGGACGGTCAACGGCGGCACGGCACAGCTGTTCCAGCAGTTGATCTTTCGTCCGACACCGAACCTCGGCGGCGCGTCGACACCGGTGGACCGGCTCTACCTGGCCGGCTCGGGGGCCCATCCGGGCGGTGGAGTGCATGGTGCTTGCGGCAACAACGCCGCACGCGCCGCCCTCGGCTCGGACGGTCTGCGCGGATTGCCGCGACGAGTGTTCGACCGCAACGTCATCCGTCGACTGACGAAGACCGACAACAACCACTGA